In Trichomycterus rosablanca isolate fTriRos1 chromosome 20, fTriRos1.hap1, whole genome shotgun sequence, one DNA window encodes the following:
- the vezf1b gene encoding vascular endothelial zinc finger 1b isoform X1: MEPSWSFLFQTNDTLHHQHQIGQNSLLPLLNAATEPQDQKPVLPIPLEQKPPVSAAELLKHSMGGGVDGGGGGGGGGLVVVKKEPKSKTPFICGYCNKSFRDSYHLRRHESCHTGIKMVSRTKKTQAAPTMVPMISTVQQRDSNGNPIYVSAAGILSTCTTSASVPVCTMSILPQQQQPAVPKKPPKPVKKNHGCDMCGKAFRDVYHLNRHKLSHSDEKPFECPICHQRFKRKDRMTYHVRSHDGGVHKPYICSVCGKGFSRPDHLSCHVKHVHSTERPFKCQVTACTSAFATKDRLRSHMIRHEGKVTCNICGKMLSAAYITSHLKTHSQAGFSSPCNKGTAVLAPNSSSSSSSTTSTTSSWSPLNQAVPNQDGMNSDTNNSCNSASATPVTNVATASMNRGTVSNPVTISTSYPVTLTAPVNIASLNIPATASAMNIAHPVAISTPMAMNITGPLNIAMRPMESMPFLSQVLPSSPPW, encoded by the exons ATGGAGCCGAGCtggagctttttatttcag ACAAATGACACTCTCCACCACCAACACCAGATTGGGCAGAACAGCCTGCTGCCTCTGCTTAATGCTGCAACTGAACCCCAAGACCAAAAGCCTGTGCTTCCAATCCCACTGGAGCAGAAGCCACCAGTCAGTGCGGCCGAGCTCCTTAAGCACAGTATGGGCGGTGGGGTGGAtggtggtggaggaggaggtgggGGCGGTCTGGTCGTGGTTAAGAAGGAGCCCAAGTCCAAAACACCCTTCATCTGTGGCTACTGCAACAAGTCGTTTCGTGACAGCTATCACCTACGACGACACGAGTCATGCCACACAGGAATCAAGATGGTATCCCGGACGAAGAAGACTCAAGCAGCACCCACTATGGTGCCCATGATCTCCACTGTGCAACAACGAGACAGCAACGGCAACCCCATCTACGTCTCTGCTGCAGGAATCCTGTCAACGTGCACCACGTCTGCCTCTGTGCCAGTGTGCACGATGTCTATTCTgccccagcagcagcaacccgCTGTGCCCAAAAAGCCGCCCAAGCCAGTTAAAAAGAACCACGGGTGTGATATGTGTGGCAAAGCCTTTCGTGACGTCTACCACCTGAACCGACACAAGCTGTCGCACTCGGACGAGAAGCCTTTTGAGTGCCCCATCTGCCACCAGCGCTTCAAGAGAAAGGATCGCATGACCTACCACGTACGCTCGCATGATGGTGGTGTCCACAAGCCCTATATTTGCTCTGTCTGTGGAAAGGGCTTCTCCAG GCCCGATCATCTCAGCTGTCATGTTAAGCATGTCCACTCCACAGAGAGGCCTTTTAAATGCCAAGTAACG GCCTGCACATCTGCTTTTGCCACCAAAGACCGGCTGCGCTCACACATGATCCGGCACGAGGGGAAAGTCACCTGCAACATCTGCGGCAAGATGCTGAGTGCAGCCTACATAACCAGCCACTTAAAGACACACAGCCAAGCCGGCTTCAGCTCACCCTGTAACAAAGGTACGGCAGTCCTCGCCCCtaactcctcctcctcctcctcctctaccACCTCTACTACGTCTTCCTGGTCTCCACTCAACCAGGCCGTGCCAAACCAGGACGGCATGAACTCAG ACACTAACAACTCATGTAACTCTGCTTCAGCTACGCCGGTCACTAACGTGGCTACTGCCAGCATGAACCGTGGAACAGTCAGCAATCCAGTTACCATTTCTACCAGTTACCCAGTCACCCTCACTGCTCCAGTCAACATCGCCTCGCTCAACATACCTGCCACGGCATCAGCCATGAACATCGCCCACCCGGTGGCCATCAGCACGCCCATGGCCATGAACATCACGGGCCCGCTCAACATCGCCATGCGGCCCATGGAGAGTATGCCCTTTCTCTCACAGGTCCTGCCTTCCTCCCCTCCCTGGTAG
- the vezf1b gene encoding vascular endothelial zinc finger 1b isoform X2: MEPSWSFLFQTNDTLHHQHQIGQNSLLPLLNAATEPQDQKPVLPIPLEQKPPVSAAELLKHSMGGGVDGGGGGGGGGLVVVKKEPKSKTPFICGYCNKSFRDSYHLRRHESCHTGIKMVSRTKKTQAAPTMVPMISTVQQRDSNGNPIYVSAAGILSTCTTSASVPVCTMSILPQQQQPAVPKKPPKPVKKNHGCDMCGKAFRDVYHLNRHKLSHSDEKPFECPICHQRFKRKDRMTYHVRSHDGGVHKPYICSVCGKGFSRPDHLSCHVKHVHSTERPFKCQVTACTSAFATKDRLRSHMIRHEGKVTCNICGKMLSAAYITSHLKTHSQAGFSSPCNKDTNNSCNSASATPVTNVATASMNRGTVSNPVTISTSYPVTLTAPVNIASLNIPATASAMNIAHPVAISTPMAMNITGPLNIAMRPMESMPFLSQVLPSSPPW; encoded by the exons ATGGAGCCGAGCtggagctttttatttcag ACAAATGACACTCTCCACCACCAACACCAGATTGGGCAGAACAGCCTGCTGCCTCTGCTTAATGCTGCAACTGAACCCCAAGACCAAAAGCCTGTGCTTCCAATCCCACTGGAGCAGAAGCCACCAGTCAGTGCGGCCGAGCTCCTTAAGCACAGTATGGGCGGTGGGGTGGAtggtggtggaggaggaggtgggGGCGGTCTGGTCGTGGTTAAGAAGGAGCCCAAGTCCAAAACACCCTTCATCTGTGGCTACTGCAACAAGTCGTTTCGTGACAGCTATCACCTACGACGACACGAGTCATGCCACACAGGAATCAAGATGGTATCCCGGACGAAGAAGACTCAAGCAGCACCCACTATGGTGCCCATGATCTCCACTGTGCAACAACGAGACAGCAACGGCAACCCCATCTACGTCTCTGCTGCAGGAATCCTGTCAACGTGCACCACGTCTGCCTCTGTGCCAGTGTGCACGATGTCTATTCTgccccagcagcagcaacccgCTGTGCCCAAAAAGCCGCCCAAGCCAGTTAAAAAGAACCACGGGTGTGATATGTGTGGCAAAGCCTTTCGTGACGTCTACCACCTGAACCGACACAAGCTGTCGCACTCGGACGAGAAGCCTTTTGAGTGCCCCATCTGCCACCAGCGCTTCAAGAGAAAGGATCGCATGACCTACCACGTACGCTCGCATGATGGTGGTGTCCACAAGCCCTATATTTGCTCTGTCTGTGGAAAGGGCTTCTCCAG GCCCGATCATCTCAGCTGTCATGTTAAGCATGTCCACTCCACAGAGAGGCCTTTTAAATGCCAAGTAACG GCCTGCACATCTGCTTTTGCCACCAAAGACCGGCTGCGCTCACACATGATCCGGCACGAGGGGAAAGTCACCTGCAACATCTGCGGCAAGATGCTGAGTGCAGCCTACATAACCAGCCACTTAAAGACACACAGCCAAGCCGGCTTCAGCTCACCCTGTAACAAAG ACACTAACAACTCATGTAACTCTGCTTCAGCTACGCCGGTCACTAACGTGGCTACTGCCAGCATGAACCGTGGAACAGTCAGCAATCCAGTTACCATTTCTACCAGTTACCCAGTCACCCTCACTGCTCCAGTCAACATCGCCTCGCTCAACATACCTGCCACGGCATCAGCCATGAACATCGCCCACCCGGTGGCCATCAGCACGCCCATGGCCATGAACATCACGGGCCCGCTCAACATCGCCATGCGGCCCATGGAGAGTATGCCCTTTCTCTCACAGGTCCTGCCTTCCTCCCCTCCCTGGTAG